A genomic region of Micromonospora sp. NBC_01796 contains the following coding sequences:
- a CDS encoding DUF3052 domain-containing protein — protein sequence MSATAGQAADGVRSLADRFGIEPGMVVMEMGYDEDVDQELRDALTDRCGELVDEDTDEVVDAVLVWYRDGDGDLFELLVDALGPLADNGVVWLLTPKAGRDGHVEPSEVSESAPTAGLQQTSTINAGKDWSGARLVLRRGAKVKK from the coding sequence GTGAGCGCGACCGCTGGTCAGGCCGCCGACGGAGTACGGAGCCTGGCGGACCGGTTCGGCATCGAGCCGGGCATGGTCGTCATGGAGATGGGTTACGACGAAGATGTCGACCAGGAACTCCGTGACGCCCTGACCGACCGCTGCGGAGAGCTGGTCGACGAGGACACCGACGAGGTGGTGGACGCCGTACTGGTCTGGTACCGGGACGGCGACGGCGACCTCTTCGAGCTTCTCGTGGATGCCCTCGGCCCACTGGCCGACAACGGCGTGGTGTGGCTGTTGACGCCCAAGGCCGGACGTGACGGCCACGTCGAGCCCAGTGAGGTGAGTGAGTCGGCACCAACCGCCGGCCTCCAGCAGACCTCCACGATCAACGCCGGCAAGGACTGGAGCGGGGCCCGTCTGGTCCTGCGCCGGGGAGCCAAAGTGAAGAAGTAG
- a CDS encoding peroxiredoxin, giving the protein MPIEVGAQAPDFVLKDQNNQEVRLSDFRERRTVLLVFYPLAFSGTCQGELSEARDNLGEYVNDNVQLLTISVDSVYSHKVWSIEQGYEFPLLADFWPHGEVAQAYGVFNDVKGYANRGTFVIDRAGVVRFAEMNAPGEARDQAGWRKALAVATA; this is encoded by the coding sequence ATGCCGATCGAGGTTGGTGCCCAGGCGCCCGACTTCGTGCTGAAGGACCAGAACAACCAGGAGGTACGCCTCTCGGACTTCCGGGAACGGCGGACCGTACTGCTGGTCTTCTACCCGCTGGCCTTCTCCGGCACCTGCCAGGGCGAGCTGTCCGAGGCACGCGACAACCTCGGCGAGTACGTCAACGACAACGTCCAGTTGTTGACGATCAGCGTCGACTCGGTTTACAGCCACAAGGTCTGGTCCATCGAGCAGGGCTACGAGTTCCCGCTCCTGGCCGACTTCTGGCCGCACGGCGAGGTGGCCCAGGCGTACGGCGTCTTCAACGACGTCAAGGGGTACGCCAACCGGGGCACCTTCGTGATCGACAGGGCGGGCGTGGTCCGCTTCGCCGAGATGAACGCCCCCGGCGAAGCCCGCGACCAGGCAGGCTGGCGCAAGGCGCTGGCCGTGGCCACCGCCTGA
- a CDS encoding DUF4145 domain-containing protein → MAATTCPFCHSLTNFQSLQNLGTPPLAFNMGRTTQLHTRVEMCANELCHGLVITVVDGSGKILRMWPEQVGGKQFSDVPDHIAETADEAYRCNSIKAYRAAVLLARSAIEATAKQKGITTGSLVSKIDQMHTNGLIREYVKEGAHEVRHLGNDMAHGDFVDPVSPEDTDLVLTLMDEVLEEVFQAPERVAKARAARFAKKQTAAR, encoded by the coding sequence ATGGCCGCCACCACCTGCCCATTCTGCCACTCATTGACGAATTTCCAATCTCTCCAGAACCTCGGAACTCCCCCATTAGCATTCAACATGGGCCGCACGACTCAACTGCATACGCGCGTAGAGATGTGTGCCAACGAATTATGCCACGGGCTTGTAATAACAGTCGTAGATGGCAGCGGAAAAATTCTACGAATGTGGCCAGAACAGGTAGGCGGTAAACAGTTTAGCGATGTACCGGACCACATCGCAGAAACCGCAGATGAAGCGTATCGCTGCAATAGCATCAAGGCATACCGAGCCGCGGTTCTACTAGCCCGATCGGCAATCGAGGCAACAGCAAAGCAAAAAGGCATAACGACCGGAAGCCTGGTTTCCAAGATCGATCAGATGCATACCAATGGATTGATTCGAGAATATGTAAAGGAAGGCGCGCACGAAGTCAGACATCTCGGGAACGATATGGCTCACGGGGACTTCGTAGACCCCGTCTCCCCCGAGGATACCGACTTGGTGCTCACCCTGATGGACGAGGTATTAGAAGAAGTATTTCAAGCTCCAGAACGAGTTGCTAAGGCTCGCGCAGCACGCTTTGCGAAGAAGCAAACCGCAGCTAGGTAG
- a CDS encoding GntR family transcriptional regulator: MTEPTGEQTRDRQQQIAADLRALILSGDLAPGAQLPATAALIKQYGVTNQTVQRALRILKDEGFVEGQTGRGVFATGQRPYVIRGDHYPRPAADGQPYPWINDPSRDGRAGSSQLIAVGERPAPLQVAAAFAIGKGDPVVMRHQLLLLDGEPVELVWSYYPVDIARGTRLAEDGRIRGGAATVLTELGLPPRNAVDQVGARLATVEEFAALKLPASMPVLRQFRVVYSDSGRPIEATVMVKAGHRYEIQYTLPAEGGNP; the protein is encoded by the coding sequence ATGACTGAGCCCACGGGCGAGCAGACCCGCGATCGGCAACAACAGATCGCGGCTGACCTGCGCGCCCTCATCCTGTCCGGAGACCTCGCGCCCGGCGCACAACTCCCGGCAACCGCCGCACTCATCAAGCAGTACGGCGTCACCAACCAGACCGTGCAGCGAGCGCTACGCATCCTGAAGGACGAGGGCTTTGTCGAAGGCCAGACCGGACGAGGCGTGTTCGCCACCGGCCAACGTCCGTACGTGATCCGAGGTGACCACTACCCGCGCCCGGCTGCGGACGGCCAGCCGTACCCGTGGATCAACGACCCGAGCCGGGACGGACGGGCAGGATCGAGCCAGCTCATCGCGGTGGGCGAACGGCCCGCTCCGTTGCAGGTCGCCGCAGCATTCGCCATCGGCAAGGGCGACCCGGTGGTGATGCGACACCAGTTGCTCCTGCTCGACGGCGAACCCGTCGAACTGGTCTGGTCGTACTACCCCGTCGACATCGCACGCGGCACCCGCCTCGCCGAAGACGGTCGGATTCGCGGCGGCGCGGCAACCGTACTGACCGAACTCGGCCTCCCACCTCGGAACGCGGTCGACCAGGTCGGAGCACGACTCGCCACGGTCGAGGAGTTCGCGGCGTTGAAGCTGCCCGCGAGCATGCCGGTACTGCGACAGTTCCGCGTGGTCTACAGCGACTCTGGCCGACCGATCGAGGCAACCGTCATGGTCAAGGCGGGACACCGGTACGAAATCCAATACACGCTGCCCGCCGAGGGCGGCAATCCGTGA
- a CDS encoding UTRA domain-containing protein — translation MSTPRWTSTSDPYVTPGAGDAWANEAAARGRTGSQRLLGVETLTPEAPIRTALSLGEEGQVVVRRRLILEDDQSVELADSYYPFWLAGGTPLAENRKIRGGAIGVLAQLGHTAATVTEHITARQPSEAQRTLLGVDADEPLLVMRRLSRNTDGTPVEYVVTHTVSRLSPGFTYQMQVSLDD, via the coding sequence ATGAGCACCCCGCGCTGGACCAGCACGTCCGACCCCTACGTCACGCCCGGAGCCGGCGACGCGTGGGCGAACGAGGCTGCCGCTCGTGGCCGTACCGGCTCCCAGCGCCTCCTGGGCGTCGAGACGCTGACTCCCGAAGCGCCCATCCGCACCGCCCTCAGCCTGGGCGAGGAGGGTCAGGTCGTGGTTCGGCGCCGGTTGATCCTGGAGGACGACCAGTCCGTAGAACTGGCCGACTCCTACTACCCGTTCTGGCTGGCCGGCGGCACCCCGCTCGCCGAGAACCGGAAGATCCGGGGCGGCGCCATCGGCGTGCTCGCGCAGCTCGGGCACACGGCGGCCACCGTCACCGAACACATCACCGCCCGCCAACCCTCCGAGGCGCAACGGACGCTGCTCGGTGTCGACGCGGACGAGCCACTGCTCGTGATGAGGCGACTGAGCCGGAACACAGACGGCACACCGGTCGAGTACGTCGTGACCCACACTGTCTCTCGACTGTCCCCCGGCTTCACCTACCAGATGCAGGTATCCCTCGATGACTGA
- a CDS encoding bleomycin resistance protein has translation MAEEITFEDVAPVVPVLDLDAALDRYRRLGFTAHPYEGGERYGFVERGNVSLHLTEWAEHDPLRTAATVYLYVSDADALHTEWAGSGVEGRLLEPRDTPYGLREFAFVDPDGTLHRVGSPLPRP, from the coding sequence ATGGCCGAGGAGATCACGTTCGAGGACGTTGCGCCGGTGGTGCCCGTACTCGACCTGGACGCCGCACTCGATCGTTACCGGCGGCTGGGCTTCACCGCTCACCCCTACGAGGGCGGCGAGCGGTACGGCTTCGTCGAGCGCGGCAACGTGTCACTGCACCTGACGGAGTGGGCCGAGCACGACCCCCTCCGTACGGCGGCAACGGTGTACCTCTACGTCTCCGACGCCGACGCCCTGCACACCGAATGGGCCGGGTCGGGTGTGGAGGGGCGCCTGCTCGAACCGCGCGACACCCCGTACGGCCTCCGGGAGTTCGCCTTTGTCGACCCGGACGGAACCCTGCACCGGGTCGGCTCCCCACTCCCTCGTCCGTAG
- a CDS encoding DUF5956 family protein — MTAELGAAEDEYASSWEGVVLLPVEPPPLSDRDEVFVVDGERYRELSESGWDALMAWLVGISHLARYPERRTQHVDVTVTDRLGHVQDRHQVARTAADQAIIDTEANSYLRDAGIPERPSGYRWFQRLPDGHALEDVEGAVAQAFEVSPPLSMHPRHVAPVMRDALDRIYRRQP; from the coding sequence ATGACGGCAGAGCTTGGAGCCGCTGAGGACGAGTACGCGTCCTCGTGGGAGGGAGTTGTCCTCCTTCCCGTCGAACCACCGCCGCTCTCCGACCGCGACGAGGTTTTCGTCGTTGACGGAGAGCGTTACAGGGAGCTGAGCGAGTCGGGCTGGGACGCCCTGATGGCATGGCTCGTGGGGATCTCACACCTGGCCCGCTATCCGGAACGACGGACTCAGCACGTGGATGTGACGGTCACCGACCGGCTCGGTCATGTTCAGGACCGGCACCAGGTGGCGCGAACCGCCGCCGACCAGGCAATCATCGACACGGAGGCAAACAGCTACCTCCGCGACGCGGGTATCCCTGAACGGCCATCGGGCTATCGCTGGTTCCAGCGGCTTCCGGATGGTCACGCTCTGGAGGACGTCGAAGGCGCTGTTGCGCAGGCATTTGAGGTGTCTCCCCCTCTGTCCATGCATCCTCGCCATGTCGCGCCGGTGATGCGCGATGCACTCGACAGGATCTACAGGCGCCAGCCGTAA
- a CDS encoding aldo/keto reductase, with the protein MDKRTLGTNGPRVSAIGLGCMGMSSGYSDRPDRQEMISLVRAAVDRGVTFFDTAEVYGPYVNEELVGEALAPYRDQVVIATKFGWDIDPVELKSTGRVISRPDHIRKVVEGSLRRLGVDTIDLYYQHRVDPQVPIEDVAGTVGELIEAGKVKHFGLSEAAAGTIRRAHAVQPVAAVQSEYSLWWRRPEEDVLATCAELGIGFVPFSPLGRGFLTGTITASTSFDPSNDIRSSIPRFAPDALEHNRAVVDLLTGIGERRGATPGQIALAWLLAQQPWIVPIPGTTKPHRLDENLAAADIDLSPDELAEIDSAASTIQVQGGRYSDAAESLTNL; encoded by the coding sequence ATGGACAAGCGCACCCTCGGCACCAACGGCCCCCGGGTCTCCGCCATCGGTCTCGGCTGCATGGGCATGAGCAGCGGATACAGCGACCGGCCCGACCGGCAGGAAATGATCTCCCTGGTCCGCGCCGCCGTCGACCGTGGCGTGACCTTCTTCGACACCGCCGAGGTCTACGGCCCGTACGTCAACGAGGAACTTGTCGGTGAGGCGCTGGCGCCGTACCGGGACCAGGTGGTGATCGCGACCAAGTTCGGCTGGGACATCGACCCGGTCGAGCTCAAGTCGACCGGGCGGGTGATCAGCCGCCCCGACCACATCCGGAAGGTCGTCGAGGGCTCGTTGCGCCGCCTCGGTGTCGACACCATCGACCTCTACTACCAGCACCGGGTCGACCCGCAGGTGCCGATCGAGGACGTCGCGGGCACGGTCGGGGAGCTGATCGAGGCCGGCAAGGTGAAACACTTCGGCCTCTCCGAGGCGGCGGCCGGGACGATCCGACGCGCGCACGCCGTCCAGCCGGTCGCCGCCGTACAGAGCGAATATTCGCTGTGGTGGCGTCGCCCCGAGGAGGACGTGCTGGCCACGTGCGCGGAGCTGGGCATCGGCTTCGTACCGTTCAGCCCGCTCGGCCGGGGCTTCCTCACCGGCACCATCACCGCGTCGACCAGCTTCGACCCGAGCAACGACATCCGCAGCAGCATCCCGAGGTTCGCGCCGGACGCCCTCGAACACAACCGGGCCGTGGTCGACCTGCTCACCGGCATCGGCGAGCGCAGGGGCGCCACCCCCGGCCAGATCGCCCTGGCCTGGCTCCTGGCGCAGCAGCCGTGGATCGTCCCGATCCCCGGCACCACCAAACCGCACCGACTGGACGAGAACCTGGCCGCCGCCGACATCGACCTGTCCCCCGACGAACTCGCCGAGATCGACAGCGCCGCCTCCACAATCCAGGTCCAGGGTGGCCGCTACAGCGACGCCGCCGAGAGCCTGACCAACCTCTGA
- a CDS encoding MarR family winged helix-turn-helix transcriptional regulator codes for MNLKQLFTDLVRLETELWNAVDQRLRAEFDLPLGRYDLMQVISRTRGCRVYDLAREVSITVGAASKSVDRIEANGLCVRRPHPEDRRSSIIELTPAGESLLARATTTVENELDVRLGSALPKRDLEHLSATISTLRAAGARADAETQAQGR; via the coding sequence ATGAACCTCAAGCAGCTCTTCACCGACCTGGTACGCCTGGAGACCGAGCTGTGGAACGCGGTCGACCAGCGGCTGCGCGCCGAGTTCGATCTCCCGCTGGGCAGGTACGACCTGATGCAGGTGATCTCCCGTACGCGGGGGTGCCGGGTGTACGACCTGGCCCGGGAGGTGTCGATCACGGTCGGGGCGGCCAGCAAGAGCGTCGACCGGATCGAGGCGAACGGGCTGTGCGTACGCCGGCCGCACCCCGAGGACCGGCGCTCCTCGATCATCGAGCTGACCCCCGCCGGAGAGTCCCTCCTCGCCAGGGCCACCACCACGGTCGAGAACGAACTCGACGTACGGCTCGGCTCGGCGCTCCCGAAGCGCGACCTGGAACACCTCAGTGCCACCATCAGCACCCTCCGCGCCGCCGGAGCCCGCGCCGACGCCGAGACACAGGCGCAGGGGCGCTGA
- a CDS encoding alpha/beta hydrolase has translation MSREQRVALDQMIRQAPPSHTLAEQRAGYDRMMRALPLAEGASAKVSTLGGVPVVDIERTGADDVILYLHGGAYTLGSAEAFAGLSSDLGRRAGARVVNVDYRLAPEHPYPAALEDAVAAYRGLLDSGVPANRIAIAGDSAGGGLALATLVKLKSEGVSLPVAAFVISPWADLTLSGASMSGKRAVEPILGEEGLRERVAGYAGTHSVKDPLISPVFADLAGLPPLLIQVGSHEILLDDATRLATVAASADVAVTLEVTPEVPHVFHSFAAVLEEGDAALSRAGAFLRTRFSA, from the coding sequence ATGAGCAGGGAACAGCGGGTCGCGCTCGACCAGATGATCCGGCAGGCGCCGCCGAGCCACACCCTGGCCGAACAGCGGGCCGGGTACGACCGGATGATGCGGGCCCTGCCGCTGGCCGAGGGAGCCAGCGCCAAGGTGTCGACGCTCGGGGGCGTACCCGTGGTCGACATCGAGCGGACCGGAGCCGACGACGTCATCCTCTACCTGCACGGTGGCGCGTACACGCTGGGCAGCGCCGAGGCGTTCGCGGGGCTCTCGTCCGATCTCGGCCGCCGGGCGGGAGCGCGGGTGGTGAACGTCGACTACCGGTTGGCGCCGGAGCATCCGTACCCGGCGGCGCTCGAAGACGCGGTGGCCGCGTACCGGGGGCTGCTCGACAGCGGCGTACCGGCGAACCGGATCGCGATTGCCGGTGACTCCGCCGGCGGCGGCCTGGCCCTGGCAACCCTGGTGAAGTTGAAGAGTGAGGGGGTTTCGCTGCCGGTCGCGGCCTTCGTGATCTCCCCGTGGGCCGACCTGACGCTGAGCGGGGCGAGCATGAGCGGCAAGCGTGCGGTCGAGCCGATCCTCGGCGAGGAGGGCCTGCGGGAGCGGGTCGCCGGGTACGCCGGCACCCACAGTGTCAAGGACCCGCTGATCAGCCCCGTCTTCGCGGACCTGGCCGGGCTGCCGCCGCTGCTGATCCAGGTCGGATCGCACGAGATCCTGCTCGACGACGCGACCCGGCTCGCCACGGTGGCGGCGAGCGCCGATGTGGCGGTGACGCTCGAGGTGACGCCGGAGGTCCCGCACGTGTTCCACTCGTTCGCGGCCGTACTCGAAGAGGGGGACGCCGCCCTGAGCAGGGCGGGCGCCTTTTTGCGTACCCGGTTCTCCGCATAG
- a CDS encoding discoidin domain-containing protein — MDRRWLRHALAVASLALVIPATLPSPASAGPIRAAAPVHATGPLSALAPPPQEPGVTLRVFDVQVPLEEICVLKPGQTPNIDKLMPTINWTTTADFGGIADNFVTQVIGNINVPQAGTYNFRLFSDDGSRLTIDSTVVIDHDGLHGANPPVDGSISLTAGYHSLRIDHFERGADQQITLHWQPPGASSYVLVPNSVLSTDSGVVRVTAPGQKQCEASTDTPGDGLPLTSVHPSYNLTNLRPTGFQPQVTGMDFFPDGRLAITTWGGTDNLLGEVWVLGNTTGNTGPGQVTTQRVASGLREPQGIKIVDGKIYVSEKHRLTELNDTNGDGVTDNYRTVATWPFGGNFHEFGFGLLYQDGFFYLNLSVSINLGGNTTDPQPAPNRGTTIKVNRTTGAVSYVAGGLRTPHGIGWGPEGGIFVTDNQGGWLPSSKLLHVKQDRFFNHYMNPAGPFDSRPVTQPVLWMPQNEIANSPSTPVYLNTGTFAGQMLISDVTYGGIQRAYLEKVNGEYQGALFRLTQGLEAGVTELTQGPDGAIYAGGLGAGGNWGQEGKLSYGLQKLTPNGANTFDILAMRATPTGFEMEYTQPLSAATAAALATSYKVQQWRYQPTAAYGGPKLNLQTLTVSSATLSADGKKVNLVINGLQPDRVVYVRSPRPFTSNTGQSLWSTEAWYTLNNIPGTAAQPNLALGKIATADSSCKADEGPAKAVNGSVTGGTLDKWCSTGTSKWLQVDLGQAQTVSRLVLQHAGAGGEQASWNTRDFTLATSTNGTTWTTAATVTGNTASTTTHTITPVQARYVRVNITAGEQAGGNAARIYEFEAYGTSAPPPTTNLALGKPATADSSCNANEAPAKAVNGSVTGGGLDKWCSLGTSKWLQVDLGQAQSVSRFVVAHAGAGGENTAWNTRDFTIATSTNGTTWSTAATVTGNTASTTTHNITAVQARYIRLNITAPTSTTDNAARIYEFEAYGTAAPPTRINLFDGTNLSANWEHTNGAAPTWPVSNGSAEVLGGDLRTKQSFGDFKLHAEFWIPNLPPEVTGQARGNSGIYLQDRYELQVLDSFGDTTPADNECGGFYQKRAPDSNRATAPETWQTYEITFRAARWNGTTKTENARVTVVWNGVVVHNNVEIDGSTGGGAAESPAIGPIKLQDHGDAGANVRYRNIWIEPQS, encoded by the coding sequence ATGGACAGACGATGGCTTCGCCATGCCCTCGCAGTTGCCTCCCTCGCCCTGGTAATACCCGCCACCCTGCCCTCGCCCGCCTCGGCGGGCCCGATCCGCGCCGCGGCGCCGGTCCACGCCACAGGCCCACTGTCGGCGCTGGCCCCTCCGCCGCAGGAGCCCGGCGTCACCCTGCGGGTCTTCGACGTGCAGGTGCCGCTGGAGGAGATCTGCGTACTGAAGCCGGGGCAGACCCCGAACATCGACAAGCTGATGCCGACGATCAACTGGACCACCACCGCGGACTTCGGCGGGATCGCCGACAACTTCGTCACCCAGGTGATCGGCAACATCAACGTCCCCCAGGCGGGTACGTACAACTTCCGGCTGTTCAGTGACGACGGGTCCCGGCTGACCATCGACAGCACCGTGGTCATCGACCACGACGGCCTGCACGGCGCGAACCCGCCGGTCGACGGCTCGATCAGCCTGACCGCGGGCTACCACTCGCTGCGCATCGACCACTTCGAGCGCGGCGCGGACCAGCAGATCACCCTGCACTGGCAGCCGCCGGGCGCCTCGTCGTACGTCCTGGTGCCCAACTCGGTGCTCAGCACCGACTCCGGTGTCGTACGGGTGACCGCCCCCGGTCAGAAGCAGTGCGAGGCGAGCACCGACACCCCCGGTGACGGGCTGCCGCTGACCTCGGTCCACCCGAGCTACAACCTGACGAACCTGCGCCCGACCGGCTTCCAGCCGCAGGTCACCGGGATGGACTTCTTCCCCGACGGCCGGCTCGCGATCACCACCTGGGGCGGCACCGACAACCTGCTCGGCGAGGTCTGGGTCCTGGGCAACACCACCGGCAACACCGGCCCCGGCCAGGTGACCACGCAGCGGGTGGCGAGCGGGCTCCGGGAACCGCAGGGGATCAAGATCGTGGACGGCAAGATCTACGTGTCGGAGAAACACCGGCTGACCGAACTCAACGACACCAACGGCGACGGGGTGACCGACAACTACCGTACGGTCGCGACCTGGCCGTTCGGCGGCAACTTCCACGAGTTCGGGTTCGGCCTGCTCTACCAGGACGGGTTCTTCTACCTCAACCTCTCCGTCTCGATCAACCTGGGCGGGAACACCACCGACCCGCAGCCGGCCCCCAACCGGGGCACCACCATCAAGGTGAACCGGACCACCGGCGCGGTCAGTTACGTCGCGGGCGGTCTGCGTACGCCGCACGGGATCGGGTGGGGTCCGGAGGGAGGCATCTTCGTCACCGACAACCAGGGCGGTTGGCTGCCGTCGTCGAAGCTGCTGCACGTCAAGCAGGACCGGTTCTTCAACCACTACATGAACCCGGCGGGCCCGTTCGACTCCCGCCCGGTGACCCAGCCGGTGCTGTGGATGCCGCAGAACGAGATCGCGAACTCACCGAGCACCCCGGTCTACCTGAACACCGGCACCTTCGCCGGTCAGATGCTGATCAGCGACGTGACGTACGGCGGGATCCAGCGGGCGTACCTGGAGAAGGTCAACGGCGAGTACCAGGGCGCCCTGTTCCGGTTGACCCAGGGCCTGGAGGCCGGGGTGACCGAGCTGACCCAGGGGCCGGACGGCGCGATCTACGCCGGTGGCCTGGGTGCGGGCGGGAACTGGGGCCAGGAGGGCAAGCTCAGCTACGGCCTGCAGAAGCTGACCCCGAACGGGGCGAACACGTTCGACATCCTGGCGATGCGGGCGACGCCGACCGGTTTCGAGATGGAGTACACCCAGCCCCTGTCGGCGGCGACCGCGGCGGCGCTGGCCACCTCGTACAAGGTGCAGCAGTGGCGTTACCAGCCGACCGCCGCGTACGGCGGCCCGAAGCTGAACCTGCAGACCCTGACCGTCTCCTCGGCGACCCTGTCGGCCGACGGGAAGAAGGTCAACCTGGTGATCAACGGCCTCCAGCCCGACCGGGTGGTGTACGTCCGTTCACCCCGCCCGTTCACCTCGAACACCGGCCAGTCGCTGTGGAGCACCGAGGCCTGGTACACCCTGAACAACATCCCCGGCACCGCCGCCCAGCCGAACCTGGCACTGGGCAAGATCGCCACCGCCGACTCCTCCTGCAAGGCCGACGAGGGCCCGGCGAAGGCCGTCAACGGCAGCGTCACCGGCGGCACCCTGGACAAGTGGTGCTCGACCGGCACCTCGAAGTGGCTCCAGGTCGACCTGGGCCAGGCCCAGACGGTGAGCCGCCTGGTGCTCCAGCACGCCGGGGCCGGTGGGGAGCAGGCGTCCTGGAACACCCGCGACTTCACCCTCGCGACCAGCACCAACGGCACCACCTGGACCACGGCCGCCACGGTGACCGGCAACACCGCCTCGACCACCACCCACACCATCACCCCGGTCCAGGCAAGGTACGTCCGGGTGAACATCACCGCCGGTGAGCAGGCCGGCGGCAACGCCGCGCGGATCTACGAGTTCGAGGCGTACGGCACTTCGGCTCCGCCGCCGACCACGAACCTGGCCCTGGGCAAGCCTGCGACCGCCGACTCCTCGTGCAACGCCAACGAGGCCCCGGCAAAGGCGGTCAACGGCAGCGTCACCGGCGGCGGCCTGGACAAGTGGTGTTCCCTCGGCACCTCGAAGTGGCTCCAGGTCGACCTGGGCCAGGCCCAGTCGGTGAGCCGGTTCGTGGTCGCGCACGCGGGTGCGGGCGGGGAGAACACCGCCTGGAACACCCGTGACTTCACGATCGCGACCAGCACCAACGGCACCACCTGGTCGACGGCGGCCACGGTCACCGGCAACACCGCGTCGACCACCACCCACAACATCACCGCGGTCCAGGCCCGCTACATCCGGCTGAACATCACCGCGCCGACCAGCACCACCGACAACGCGGCCCGGATCTACGAGTTCGAGGCGTACGGGACGGCAGCGCCGCCGACCCGGATCAACCTGTTCGACGGCACGAACCTGTCGGCGAACTGGGAGCACACCAACGGGGCCGCGCCGACCTGGCCGGTGTCGAACGGTTCGGCCGAGGTGCTCGGTGGGGATCTGCGGACGAAGCAGAGCTTCGGTGACTTCAAGCTGCACGCCGAGTTCTGGATCCCGAACCTGCCGCCGGAGGTGACCGGCCAGGCGCGCGGCAACAGCGGCATCTACCTCCAGGACCGGTACGAGTTGCAGGTCCTGGACTCGTTCGGCGACACCACGCCGGCCGACAACGAGTGCGGCGGTTTCTACCAGAAGCGGGCCCCGGACAGTAACCGGGCGACGGCGCCGGAGACCTGGCAGACGTACGAGATCACGTTCCGGGCGGCCCGGTGGAACGGGACCACCAAGACCGAGAACGCCCGGGTGACCGTGGTCTGGAACGGCGTCGTGGTGCACAACAACGTCGAGATCGACGGGTCGACGGGTGGCGGTGCCGCCGAGAGCCCGGCGATCGGCCCGATCAAGCTCCAGGACCACGGCGACGCTGGCGCCAACGTCCGTTACCGCAACATCTGGATCGAGCCTCAGAGCTGA